The DNA sequence TTTTGAAAAAACAGATTTATAAAGGAGGTCTAATGGTTCTAAAACTGGTCTATCCGATTCTTAAAACACAGGATAATATCGCTTTAACAACAGATAAAACGGTGATGAGTTTTTATCGTATTCCTAATACTCCCATCACCATTACCGATAAAGCTAAGAAACAAAAACACAAGCTGACAACTGCTCAACTGATTAAAAAACTGGTTAAAAACAAGTCCTTTGAAGTCTCCTTGATTCCAAAGGACTATTTGCTAGAAGAAAAGATGAAAGACTTTTCTCATGCCTTGTCTCCTGATAGTCAAGCATTGGGGGAAGAACTGTTGCAGTATTCGACAGACAAATTGACACAAGAAATGGAAATTCCTTATCAGTTTAACTGGCTGATTGGTGTCAATCTTTTAAAAGATGACCAAAACACCACCGTTCAGGATATGGCGGTTGAGCGCTTCTCTGAAGTCTCTGAAATGATTGCCAATAGCGTGGGCTTTCAATATGAGATTCCTGAAGATTGGGCGCAAGACTATCTGGTTAGTGAAGCTACTGTCTATCAAACCCTTTCTGCTCTTCGGGCACAACGCTTGGCCAATGAAGAGCTCTTTTACTATCAACGCATGCAGTACTTGCGCTATATTCCTCATCTAAAACAAGAGGTCACAGCCAATCGGGCACTCTTTAATGTGACAGATACGGTCTTAAGACCCATGGCAGGGGGCTTTATGAAATTAGACAGCCCCTATGGTTCTTCTTTTCTCACCATTCTTCCGATTGCTAAAACACCCATTATTTTTAATGGCTTTCATCTGGGAGAATTTATCCAACGCTTTAACTTCCCTGTAGAACTACGGATAAAGGCAGAATTTATCGAAAAGAACTCTTTAAAAGGGCGAATGGCACGTTCTAATATTCGCTACCGCAATATTATGAAGGAAGCAGAAAGTACTGATACCGTTCAACAAGATGAAATCATTCTGGGGGCAATGTCTCTCAAAGACTTGATGAAAAAGGTTGGTGGGAAAGAAGAAGTCATTGAATATGGAGCTTACCTCATTGTTTCTGCTTCTAGCTTGTCCCAACTACGACGTCGCCGTCAAGTGGTCTTAAGTTACTTTGAGGATATGCACGTAGAAGTGAGTGAAGCTAGTCATGATACACCTTATCTCTTCCAGTCTCTTCTCTATGGTCAACCACTTGAAAACAAGACCAGAACGTGGACACACTATGTCACTCTAAGAGGCTTTGCGGAGTTAATGCCCTTTACCAACACAGCTTCAGGAAACCATATTGGCTGGCATATCGGACGAGTGGATAACTGGACAGGACGGTGGGAAAGTATTGAAAAGGCACAAGAAGCGTCTAAAAATATGGTACTCTTTAATGCGACCGTTGGAAATAAAGAAGGGATTGCAGGAAAACTCACAAAGAACCCACATATCCTGATTACTGGCGCAACGGGTGAAGGAAAATCCTTTTTGGCAGAACTTATCTTTCTCCTCACCTCTCTTCAAGATGTGAAATGCTTATATGTTGACCCCAAACGCTCTATACGGAAACACTTTGAAGCAATTGCCCACCATCCAGACTTTGAAAAACGATTCCCGCTTCTGGCTAAACATATCAAACAAATAAACTTTGTCACCTTAGATAGTAAGGTGAAATCCAATCATGGGGCTCTTGACCCCATTGTCATGCTGGATAAAGATGACGCTGTTTCGGTTTCAAAGAATATGCTCAATTATCTAATCTTCTCCAACAAGCGAATTAAGGTCACCATGAAACAAATGACGGCTATTTCTAGAGCGATTAACAAAGTAGTTGCTCAAAGACAAGCAGGAGAAACGGTTGGGTTAAAACACGTCCTCCAAGAACTCACCAATAATCCAGATAGCACTATCTTTGAAGTAGGAGACTATTTGACGTCCATTGTCGAAAATTCCATTTTGGAATTGGCTTTTTCAGACGGTAATGTCGAAGGATTGTCTTATGATAAACGGGTGACCGTTTTAGAAGTAGCGGACTTATCCTTACCAGATAAAGACACTCAACAAGATGTCACCCCAGAAGATAAAGAAATCAATTCTACAACTCTGATGTTTGCTTTAGGAGCTTTCTGTACACGCTTTGGAGAACTCAATCGTTATGAAGATACCATTGAATTTTTCGATGAAGCATGGGTACTGATGAAGTCGGCAGAAGGACGAGCTGTTATCCAATCCATGCGCCGTGTTGGACGTTTCTTTAACAATGTCCTCTGTCTCATTACTCAATCCGTTCATGACGCTGAAGGAGATGATGATACCACAGGATTTGGGACACTCTTTGCCTTTAGAGAAGACAATGAACTTCCCGATATTTTAGAACACGTTGGACTAACGGATAATGAAGAAAATCTGGAATGGATTAAAAATATGATTTCAGGGCAATGCCTTTATAGAGACGTTTACGGCAATCTCAATATGATTTCCATTTATAACATTTTTGACAGTATTGACCCACTTCTAAAACCAATGAAAGCTACGGTTTCTTCCAATCTTGAAAATAAATACGCATCTTAAGGAGGTGAGCTTGTGCAAGAAGCATTTGAAAAATTAAAAGGCATGGATATTTTTTCTTTAAAATCTTATACAGTACAAACTGGATTTTTGGATATTAGCGGAATCTGGGTGATGTTCAACGAAATCTTTGTCAACTTTCCCTTTTTCCTCCTTAACCTCATTGTTGGTTTCTTCTCCTTGATGATTCGGATTTTAGAAAATGTCCGTCTTTACGACACTTACAAGCAATATGTCTTTAATGGTGCTCAATCCATTTGGCGAGGCTTTACAGGAGCTACTTCTGGTGTGGCTCAATCTTCATTAGTCTTTTTGCTTCTCCTTTGCTTGGCTTTTTATCTCTTTTATCAGTTCCTCATTTCTAAAGGCAATTTCTCTCAAAGATTGCTTCATGTCCTTCTGGTTCTCTTTTTAGGTTTGGTTGGTTTGGGACAGTTGCTGGAACTTCTGGTGGATTGTATTTGCTCAATACAGTAGACAATGTCGCTAGTACCACGATTCATCGTATTTCTAATATCTCTGTCTCCTACGGAAAAAATCAGTCTTTAAAAATAGGGTCTTCTGTCGCTGATTCTTATATCGCAGAAACCTCTTATAAAGCCTATCTCTTTGTCAATACAGGGCAAGAAAACGGGAGATACAAAGACCGGCAAACAGGGAAAGAAGAACTGTTTGAGGATTCAAAAGTTCTAGGCAGCTTAGATAAATCAGGCAAGTTTAAAGCAGTTTCTACCGCCGATAGAAATGATTACTTAAAAATGGGAGACGGAGCTAACGATGATAAAGAGAAAAACCGTTGGGTATCAGCTATTCCTGATTATATCCCTGTTAAGTTCTTCTATATCCTTTTTAAAATGGTAGAAGCGATTGTCATTGCCATTCCTATTGTCTTAATTCAGTTGCTCAATGTCCTTGCACAAGCCCTTGTCCTTATCATGATTCTTCTTTTCCCTATTGCCCTTTTGGTTTCCTTTATTCCCAAAATGCAGGATATTCTCTTTGGAGTTTTTAAGGTCATGTTTGGAGGTCTTGCCTTTCCAGCCATTACTAGCCTTTTAACCTTAGCTTTACTTTACCTTGAAAAAATCATTGAAGGTTTAGTAAATAGTGGCTTTAAAGAGGTTATTGGAGATTTTTCTTCCTTGTCTACTTTTAGCGCTCTTTTTAAACTAATCGTCTCTGTTTGTGCCAAAGGCGTGATTTATTGGTTACTTTGGAAATACAAAGGAGAATTGATTGAGTTGTTACTCGGTTCACGAGCCAAGATTACGTTTGATGAGATAGATACTAAAGTCAAAGAAACCGTGACAAATGGACAAGAGAGCATGAAGCAGCTGCCGGCAAAAGCCACTAACGCCTTTGAAATGGCTCAAACATCCGGAAACTTTTTCCTTGCAGGAGCAGGATTTGGAGCGGGACTATTTATGAATGCTGGTAAACAGATGAAAACTCTTTTTTCAAATCCACATCCAACTTCAGAAAGAACAGAAAGTTCAACGCCTTCAGAAAATGACGAGGAGGAAACACCCGCTACTTCTTCCTTTGAAGAAACAGGCGCTCCCGACGAGGTAACAACACCGTTTCAAGAGCCAGATAGGCTAATGGAGACTTTTGAATCTGCTATTCAGGAAGAAGACACAAGCGTTCAACCTTTTGATACAGAACCTTCTCCGCTAATAGATACAAAGCAAAGCAAAGCAGAGAACAGGAAGAGTTTGAAGAACGCCGTCACAATCGCCTCTCTTGGAGACAAAAACATCACATCAATAAACTTGAAAAGGAATTAGAACCTTATAAAGATGATGAAGCACTATACCAAGCGCAAGGTTCAAATGCCTTTATCAGGAATTATCGTAAAACCTTGCCGAAAGACGATAAATTAAAAGTCAATATTAACCGTAAACATCAGATAATAGAGGAATTAGCACGATTGAGAGGAGGAAAGGAATGATGAATACACGCATTTATTCTAAAAGAGGTTTTGAACAGACGGTGAACAATGCGGTTGCCCTTGCCTATGAAAGGAGAAAGCCTTCTATTGACTTTCTCCTTTTATTTTCAGTAAAAGAGGCTGAGAAAGAGCAACTGCTGGCAACTATCAAAGAAAATCCTCTTATTTTGACGGCTCAATGGCGATTTGAAACAGTAATGATGACAGTCTATGTGAAAACTTAGGAGGGAAGATGAAGAAAAAACTAGTAATTGTTAGTGTTCTAAGTGCTCTGTTTTTACCTTTGTTCTTAGTCGTCATTATCATGGGAGCTTATGCGGGTAGTGCGTCTTCTAATGGACAAGCCAAAGGACTACAAACGAAACTAACGGCTAAAGAGGTGGCTCAAAAAGCCAATATTTCAGAAGAACGAGCAAGTGATGTCATCAAAATTCTGAATTATGAACTCTCACAAGAACAATTTACTATCGCAGGAGCTTCTGGAAGTTTAGCGGTTGCAGAGCGCGAAAGTAGCTTTGACCCTAAAGCCGTCAATACGGGTGGCGGTGTAGCTGGTTATTTCCAATGGTCGGGCTGGTCTTCTACTATCAATGGCAATCGCTGGTCAAAGGCAAAACAAAAGAAATTAGATTCTGATATTGAACTAGACCTCTTATCTACAGAGCTAAACGGCTCTTATAGCAAAGTCAAAACAGAAATGCAAAAAGCGAATGACCCTGAAAAGGCAGCCCTTTATTGGTCAGAACATTATGAAGGGGTCGCTTTATCAGACGGTCAAACAAAAGCTAGTGACCTGAAAAAGAATGCGAGAAAATGGTATAACCTCTTCAAAGATACTTTAACAGGTAATACAGCCAATACCAAAACACGAGACGGTGGAGGCGTAACTTCTGATGGAGTGCCTGCTGGATATAGCCTTACAAAGGCAATCAACACTTCTGACTATACTTCTGCGACTTATCCTTGGGGACAATGTACATGGTTTGTCTATAACCGAGCCAAAGAGGTGGGCGTTCATTTTGACCCTTATATGGGCAATGGTGGGGATTGGAAGCAGAAAGCAGGCTACCAAACCACACATACACCAACTGAACATAGCGCTCTTAGCTTCTCTCCTGGACAAGCTGGCGCAGATCCAACTTACGGGCATATTGCATTTGTAGAGCAGGTCAAAT is a window from the Streptococcus anginosus subsp. whileyi MAS624 genome containing:
- a CDS encoding ATP-binding protein encodes the protein MVLKLVYPILKTQDNIALTTDKTVMSFYRIPNTPITITDKAKKQKHKLTTAQLIKKLVKNKSFEVSLIPKDYLLEEKMKDFSHALSPDSQALGEELLQYSTDKLTQEMEIPYQFNWLIGVNLLKDDQNTTVQDMAVERFSEVSEMIANSVGFQYEIPEDWAQDYLVSEATVYQTLSALRAQRLANEELFYYQRMQYLRYIPHLKQEVTANRALFNVTDTVLRPMAGGFMKLDSPYGSSFLTILPIAKTPIIFNGFHLGEFIQRFNFPVELRIKAEFIEKNSLKGRMARSNIRYRNIMKEAESTDTVQQDEIILGAMSLKDLMKKVGGKEEVIEYGAYLIVSASSLSQLRRRRQVVLSYFEDMHVEVSEASHDTPYLFQSLLYGQPLENKTRTWTHYVTLRGFAELMPFTNTASGNHIGWHIGRVDNWTGRWESIEKAQEASKNMVLFNATVGNKEGIAGKLTKNPHILITGATGEGKSFLAELIFLLTSLQDVKCLYVDPKRSIRKHFEAIAHHPDFEKRFPLLAKHIKQINFVTLDSKVKSNHGALDPIVMLDKDDAVSVSKNMLNYLIFSNKRIKVTMKQMTAISRAINKVVAQRQAGETVGLKHVLQELTNNPDSTIFEVGDYLTSIVENSILELAFSDGNVEGLSYDKRVTVLEVADLSLPDKDTQQDVTPEDKEINSTTLMFALGAFCTRFGELNRYEDTIEFFDEAWVLMKSAEGRAVIQSMRRVGRFFNNVLCLITQSVHDAEGDDDTTGFGTLFAFREDNELPDILEHVGLTDNEENLEWIKNMISGQCLYRDVYGNLNMISIYNIFDSIDPLLKPMKATVSSNLENKYAS
- a CDS encoding phage tail tip lysozyme, which codes for MKKKLVIVSVLSALFLPLFLVVIIMGAYAGSASSNGQAKGLQTKLTAKEVAQKANISEERASDVIKILNYELSQEQFTIAGASGSLAVAERESSFDPKAVNTGGGVAGYFQWSGWSSTINGNRWSKAKQKKLDSDIELDLLSTELNGSYSKVKTEMQKANDPEKAALYWSEHYEGVALSDGQTKASDLKKNARKWYNLFKDTLTGNTANTKTRDGGGVTSDGVPAGYSLTKAINTSDYTSATYPWGQCTWFVYNRAKEVGVHFDPYMGNGGDWKQKAGYQTTHTPTEHSALSFSPGQAGADPTYGHIAFVEQVKSDGSILISEANAKGLGVISYRTFDKATASQFTYVIGK